The following proteins are co-located in the Planctomycetia bacterium genome:
- a CDS encoding SDR family oxidoreductase translates to MTGASSGFGEEFARQYAAQGHSLVLVARRLDRLAKLATALREQFRIEVVVEQVDLSDIAAVIQLHQRLHERGIEIDILINNAGHGLQGPFADAPLDAVLSMVQLDVASLTAATHVFAQSMRTRKRGKILLVASLLAYQGVENFAVYSAAKAYVLRLAEALHRELKRDGITVTAHCPGMSDTGFAQAAQQKITTLLKLVMMKPAPVVRAGIRALQAGRMSVVPGWANKGLVIFTWATPRWLHQAIMSQTMNG, encoded by the coding sequence ATCACGGGCGCATCGAGTGGCTTCGGCGAGGAGTTCGCCCGCCAATATGCCGCGCAAGGCCATTCCCTGGTTCTGGTAGCGCGCCGGCTCGACCGACTGGCAAAACTCGCCACCGCGCTACGAGAGCAGTTCCGCATCGAAGTCGTTGTTGAGCAAGTCGATCTTTCGGATATTGCGGCAGTCATCCAATTGCATCAGCGGCTCCATGAGCGCGGAATTGAGATCGACATTTTGATCAACAACGCTGGCCACGGACTGCAAGGTCCGTTTGCGGATGCTCCCCTTGACGCGGTGCTGTCGATGGTGCAACTGGACGTCGCGAGTCTGACCGCCGCCACCCACGTTTTTGCGCAGTCCATGCGGACGCGGAAGCGCGGCAAAATCCTGCTCGTCGCCAGTCTGTTGGCCTACCAAGGCGTGGAGAACTTCGCCGTCTATTCGGCCGCCAAAGCGTACGTCTTGCGCTTGGCTGAAGCCCTTCATCGCGAACTCAAGCGCGACGGCATCACGGTCACGGCGCATTGTCCCGGCATGTCGGACACTGGATTCGCCCAAGCCGCGCAACAGAAAATCACGACCCTATTGAAGCTCGTGATGATGAAGCCGGCCCCCGTCGTGCGCGCCGGTATCCGCGCATTGCAGGCGGGACGCATGAGCGTCGTGCCAGGTTGGGCCAACAAGGGCCTCGTGATCTTTACCTGGGCGACGCCGCGCTGGCTGCACCAAGCCATCATGTCGCAAACGATGAATGGCTGA